The nucleotide window CCTTGCAGACGCTGGCGGACGCGCTCCCGCTGGCAGCAGGGAGAATGTTTGATGTGGATTTCACCGAGTTCAGCGCCGGATACCGGCTGATCAACCAGAGTGGCGAGGGTGCTTCCATCGCGGCTGAAATCTACATGTTTGATACTTTGTCCGGCGGCGCGGGCTATTCCGAGCGGGTGGGCGATGCAATGGAGGAGTTGCTTAAAGATTATGTCCGCAAGGTGTTGTCATGTGACGATGAACACGGTGAGGGATGCGACCGTTCCTGTTATCGCTGTCTGCGGCACTACTATAACCAGTTTTATCACTCGCGTCTCGACCGGCATCTTGCTCTGGACCTGCTCGATTTGATTCTGGACGGCAAGTCCCCTGCAGACGGTCCGGTGGCAGAACAAGAGCAACAATTGCAGGGATTGCAGGTCATGCTCGACCTGGATGGCATCACGACACAGATGGGGGGATCGGTTGATGGCATCAAGGTGCCACTCCTTGCCAAGCACAAAGGAAAGAGTGTCGCGGTGTGCGTCACGCATGCCTTGGTGGCAGAACAATTCCGGTCAGGGCTAGTTGATGATCTGGATGGCAGTTCGGTGCCGCTGCGTCCGCTGAACGCCTACCAACTCACGCGGAATCTTCCGTCGTGCCACCTTGCAATCAGAAAATGCCTGGGCCTCCGACCTTCATAATTGGCGAGTTTACGATTCGACCGAAGCCGCCTGAGACCTGGTCGTTTTCGGCACTCCGGGGATTTGAGGAATGCCCGATGCGCTGGGCACTATCTCGGACAGTTTTTCCATGCTTCGGTGGACCTATTCCACAAAAGCCCAACAGGGGCAGTCTGGAAGGCGCACTTCTCCACGAATTGATTGAACAGTATGAGCACTACACAAGGAATCCTAGCGACGGGAATTTTCGTCCTCGCCGAACCTTATTGGAATTGGTCGCAGCGTGGGAGAAAAAGAACGAATCCAACCCGAGAATTGACAGCAAGGCGCTGGCAGGACAGGTGCGTCTCGAAGAAATCCTGAGAGCATTCGGTGAAGCGTCTAGCCACGTTAAAGTATCGCAGCACCAATTGAACACCGACACACGCCCAGTCGGAAACGGCCCGGGAGTTTTCAACGGCGCGGAAAGCTGGCTGAAAGATCCAAAGTCAAAGTTGTGTGGCCGCGCAGATTTAATTACGACGGGTGAGATTGTTGATTTCAAGAGTGGAGAAAAGCATGAACACCACGCCGAACAGGTTGTGTTCTACGCTGCGCTCTATTTGGCAACAGCCGGGAAGTCGCCGACTGCGCTACGCCTGATTTACACCGAGAAAAACGAGGTGCTGGAAGTGCCGGTGCCGATGTTGAATCAACTTGAAAACGTGTTGGGCGAGTTGCGGCTTCGTGCATCAAGAGCTGACGGGCAAGTGGACACCGGTGAACTGCCGGCGAAGCCAGAACCAACAAAATGCGCGTATTGCCATGTCCGCGGAGTCTGCAGCAAGTATTGGGAATCGCTCGCCAACAGCACAGCAAAAGAAGCGACGGTGGTTGACTATGTTCCGACCACCGCAGCCGTCGTGGAATCAGCCGCACTCGGGATTTACATCCGGGACGATTTGTTTGGGGTTCAATCTCTCCTGCATCTACCGCAGGAAGTAGCTGAAAAGGTGGCTGATGGCTCTCGCCGTATCCGGTGTCTTGCACTCAGGGCCAATACGGGACCAGCCGGTATCCGGTTTTCTTTTACACAAAACAGCGAGGTGTATTTCGCGCCTTAGGATCAACCGCCTAACAAGCATCAACGATTTTATGGTTTCGTAAAAAATCGCGATCAGGGGGTTAACGGGTGGCGGTGTTTTGGTATGTAGGTCTTGACGCTGGTGCTCTGGCACTGGTTCACAGTAGCAGCAGACTGCTGACTTGACGGTGTTGCCACTGTAGTTGTAAAAATAATCCAGTCACGCGAGAGGTTCGTTCTGTGGGCCCTATATGGCTCCGTTAAGTTCGAATGCTTGGTTCGGGCCTTCCGCATAGTCCGTAAACAACTATGACGACAGGTCTGAACTATGAACGAATCGAACGCTGACTCATCCTCGGGCTTCGGCCCATTTCCCCAATCCACCAACGGCCACGTAAATCGTGCCGACACGCCCCGCGATGAAATCGAAGTCGCCCGGCGGTTTGAATCGCAAATCAATCGCCTCGCCTGGCATTACGCTCGCGGCAACCGCTGCCTGCAACAAGATCTGGCCCAGGAAGGAATGATTGGGCTGGTCAATGCGCACCGCAACTTTAAGCGTGAGGGCGGCGCGTCTTTCGCCACCTACGCCGACCGACACATTCGCGGTCGAATGAAAAACTTCGTGCGTTCGGAGTGCCGCCATAATTGCTGTATGTCTTGGGCGGAGTATCACGGCACAGAATCGGAAGCCGATGACGCGGGCGAGGAATCGCCGAGACTCCACGCCCACGAAGCGATTGAAGCGGTCGGCCAATTTCTGTTCACCGTTGAAGTGCAACTCATGCGCCAGTTCTTGAGCAGCGCGACAGAGGTGTTCACCGCCAAGCAGCAGTTCATCTTCCGACTGCGCTTCTTGCATGGATTGACGGTCGGCGAGATTGCACAGGAAACAAATGTGTCGCCGGCGCGTGTTTCGCAAGTGCTGGCAGAGGCGTTGAGAAAGTTGCAAGCGAGTTTCATCCGTAATTGATTCGGCATTAAGTCAAATTGGTGCCGGCGTTCGGGCGTCGCTGACACCGGTGAAAACAAGCCCAAAAACCAGAGGCCCGAATATGGGCACAAGAAGTTGAGAGTTATGAAAATCAAGAAACCAGCAGTTCAGAGCACGAAAGAAGCGGCCTCCATGCCGACGTTGGATTTGGAGGCGCAGCACAAGTATGTCCAGTCTTTGAAAAAGACCGGCGAACGGAGTTTCCAACTTATCGCGACATCCGCATTTGTGGAATCCATGCGTGACAGCGGCTACAAATCCACCGCCACGGCAGTTGACGAGTTTGTGGACAACGCCGATCAGGCAGGGGCGACGCGAGTCGACCTCCTGTATCAGGTCGTCAACGGCGACGGAAACCAGCACGACATCGGCGCGATCGCTGTCGTTGACGACGGCCACGGCATGGAGCCGGACATGATCCGTGCCGCCGTGTTGTGGGGTGGCACGCATCGGCACAACGACCGCAGCGGCCTCGGTCGGTTCGGTTTTGGCCTACCCTCCGCTGCCGTCAGTATCACGCGCCGTTTCGAGGTGTATTCCAAAGTGAAAGGCGGCGAATGGTATCGCGTGTGCGTTGACCTGAACGACGTTTGCGCCGGTAAGCACACGAACAACGAAGGGCTTGTGATTGCTCCCGATTCCGAGAAAGCAACATTGCCTGCCTGGGTTCAGAAGAGCCTTGGCAAGCGGACACTCGACCAAGGCACGGTGGTTCTGCTCGTCGCCCCCGACCGTTTGACCACGGGCTTTCGCAAGCCAAACGCGTTTCACAGAAACATGATGGAGCATTTTGGTCTGATTTACCGCGGAATCTTAAAT belongs to Verrucomicrobiia bacterium and includes:
- a CDS encoding PD-(D/E)XK nuclease family protein, producing MPGPPTFIIGEFTIRPKPPETWSFSALRGFEECPMRWALSRTVFPCFGGPIPQKPNRGSLEGALLHELIEQYEHYTRNPSDGNFRPRRTLLELVAAWEKKNESNPRIDSKALAGQVRLEEILRAFGEASSHVKVSQHQLNTDTRPVGNGPGVFNGAESWLKDPKSKLCGRADLITTGEIVDFKSGEKHEHHAEQVVFYAALYLATAGKSPTALRLIYTEKNEVLEVPVPMLNQLENVLGELRLRASRADGQVDTGELPAKPEPTKCAYCHVRGVCSKYWESLANSTAKEATVVDYVPTTAAVVESAALGIYIRDDLFGVQSLLHLPQEVAEKVADGSRRIRCLALRANTGPAGIRFSFTQNSEVYFAP
- a CDS encoding sigma-70 family RNA polymerase sigma factor, which codes for MNESNADSSSGFGPFPQSTNGHVNRADTPRDEIEVARRFESQINRLAWHYARGNRCLQQDLAQEGMIGLVNAHRNFKREGGASFATYADRHIRGRMKNFVRSECRHNCCMSWAEYHGTESEADDAGEESPRLHAHEAIEAVGQFLFTVEVQLMRQFLSSATEVFTAKQQFIFRLRFLHGLTVGEIAQETNVSPARVSQVLAEALRKLQASFIRN